Genomic window (Streptomyces cadmiisoli):
ACAGCAGCACCATCAGGCCGAAGCTGGGCAGGGCGCGGCCGGCGGTGGCGATGAGCGCGAGGGTGTTGCCGCCGCGTCCGGTGTGCCCGGTCAGCAGTCCGACGGGGAGCCCCACGGCGGCGGCGATACCGAGTGCCATCAGGGTGTACTGGATGTGCTCCAGGACGCGGGTCGGGATGCCGTCGTAGCCCTGCCAGTGGGCGCTGTCGCTGAAGAAGGCGTCGACGAAGTTCAGTACGTTCACCGGGCGGCGTCCTTCAGGGCGAGCGCGGCGGGTCCGGGCCGGGCGTCGGCGCCGGTCCTGGCGCGCCCGGTCTTCCCGGTGCCGCGGGGCATCCAGGGGGTCAGCAGCACACGCAGGCCGATCAGTACGGCGTCCACGAGGACGGCGAGCACGGCGGTGCCCACGACCGAGAGCCACACCAGGCGCGGCTGGTTGTAGATCATGCCGCTGTTGAGCAGGTTGCCGAGGGCGCCCTGGTTCCCGATCAGCATGCCGACGCTGACGAGGGAGATGCTGGACACCGACGCCACCCGCAACCCGGCGAAGATCGCGGGAGCGGCGATCGGCAACTGGACCAGCACATAGCGTCGTACGGGCCCGAAGCCCATGGCGGTGGCGGCGTCGAGGGTCTCCCGCGGCACCGAGCGGACGCCGTCCACGATCGCCGGGACGAACACCACCAGGCTGTAGACGGCCAGCGGGATCATCACCGTGATCTCGCTCATGCCGGTGTAGTCGATGAGGACGACGAAGAAGGCCAGCGACGGGATGGCGTACAGCACCGTCGTCACCCACAGCACGGGCGGGTACAGCCAGCGCAGCCGCACGCACAGCTGGGCGACGGGCAGGGCGACGAGCAGCCCGGCCAGGACCGGCAGCAGCGCTTCGCGCAGGTGGAGCCCGACCAGGCCGAGGTAGCTGTTCTGGAGGTCGCTGGGCATGTCGAAGAATTCGGTCATCGCGCGACCTTCTCCGCCCCGCCGTCCGCACGCCGTTCGGCGTGGGCGCCGCGGATCGCCTCGCCGATGGCCTGCTGGGAGACGACTCCGGCCGCGCGGCCCTCGCCGTCCACGGCGACGGCCCAGCCGGTGGGCGAGAGCACGGCGCAGTCGAGGGCGGCGCGCAGCGAGTCGGTGCCGGCGACGAACGGCCGTCCGTGCGGCAGCAGCCGCTCCGGCACGATGCTCCCGGCGGTCAGCTCCCGCGGGGCGCTCCAGCCGAGCGGCCGGCCGTCGAGGTCGGTGACGAGCAGGTAGCGCACGTCGCCGACGGAGCGCGCGGCGATCTGTTCGGCGCTCGCGTCGACGGCGACGATCGGCGCGGTCAGCAGTTCCAGGCCCGCGGAGGGGAAGAAGGACAGCCGCCGGATGCCCCGGTCGGCGCCGAGGAAGTCCTCCACGAACGCGTCGGCGGGGCTGGTCAGCAGCTCCGCGGGCGGCGCGAACTGGGCGAGCCGGCCACCGGTGCGCATCACGGCGACCATGGTGCCGAGCTTGACGGCCTCGTCGATGTCGTGGGTGACGAAGACGATCGTCTTGCCCAGTTCGCCCTGGATGCGCAGGAGTTCGTCCTGAAGGCCCTTGCGGACGACCGGGTCGACGGCGGAGAACGGCTCGTCCATCAGCAGCACGGGCGGATCGGCCGCCAACGCGCGGGCCACGCCGACGCGTTGCTGCTGGCCGCCGGAGAGCTGGTAGGGGTAGCGCTTGGCCAGGGAGGCGTCGAGGCCGACGCGTTCCATCAGCTCCCGGGCGCGGGAGCGCGCCTTCTCCTTGCCCCAGCCGAGCATGCGGGGCACGGTGGCGATGTTGTCCACGATCGTGCGGTGCTGGAAGAGTCCGGCGTTCTGGATGACGTAACCCATGGACCGGCGCAGGGTGTTGACCGGCTGCTGGAGGATGTCGACGCCGTCGAGGAGGATCCGGCCCTCACTCGGCTCCACCATCCGGTTGATCATGCGCAGGGTCGTCGTCTTGCCGCACCCCGAAGGACC
Coding sequences:
- a CDS encoding ABC transporter permease: MTEFFDMPSDLQNSYLGLVGLHLREALLPVLAGLLVALPVAQLCVRLRWLYPPVLWVTTVLYAIPSLAFFVVLIDYTGMSEITVMIPLAVYSLVVFVPAIVDGVRSVPRETLDAATAMGFGPVRRYVLVQLPIAAPAIFAGLRVASVSSISLVSVGMLIGNQGALGNLLNSGMIYNQPRLVWLSVVGTAVLAVLVDAVLIGLRVLLTPWMPRGTGKTGRARTGADARPGPAALALKDAAR
- a CDS encoding ABC transporter ATP-binding protein; this translates as MIRIDSVTKRYPDGTVAVDRLSLEIPDRSITVLVGPSGCGKTTTLRMINRMVEPSEGRILLDGVDILQQPVNTLRRSMGYVIQNAGLFQHRTIVDNIATVPRMLGWGKEKARSRARELMERVGLDASLAKRYPYQLSGGQQQRVGVARALAADPPVLLMDEPFSAVDPVVRKGLQDELLRIQGELGKTIVFVTHDIDEAVKLGTMVAVMRTGGRLAQFAPPAELLTSPADAFVEDFLGADRGIRRLSFFPSAGLELLTAPIVAVDASAEQIAARSVGDVRYLLVTDLDGRPLGWSAPRELTAGSIVPERLLPHGRPFVAGTDSLRAALDCAVLSPTGWAVAVDGEGRAAGVVSQQAIGEAIRGAHAERRADGGAEKVAR